Within the Telopea speciosissima isolate NSW1024214 ecotype Mountain lineage chromosome 4, Tspe_v1, whole genome shotgun sequence genome, the region GGTTTCAATAAGAGAATCCCTTGTATCATATTACAATATGACATAGTATATTAAGGAATGTTAAACAATGCTTTATTTCCTTGCAAAGTCAGCTGCTCAGTTTGAAGTCTCAACTCCGATTCTTTCATGGCCTGATCATGTGGAGGAGGAGCTGAGGGTGGATGCTCAGAGAAGGCCTAGATTCAGATTGTCTTAATCTGTTCtagttttgtttctttattttggttGGTTCATTTAGTTGCTTTCCCCTCTGATGGCTTTGTCATAGGTGGGGTATGCTTCTACTCGATTTTTGTTGATTACCAGCTCGACCAGCTCCTTTTGtactttgttttttcttcttaatataCATAACcttttggcaaaaaaaaaaaacaaatttccaCACACCTacccaattaaaaaaaagaaagaaagaaaaaaaaaagagaatattatGATAGTTCTTCTGTCCTCCAGATAACTTAAATTTATCCATTACATTTAAAATTTACCCAccccatttttttctttatattttgcctagttctttattttgttgttgtATCGTTAGAACTTCCACTATTACAAGGATTATTGGATAAATCCTTAAACATCTGGAGACTCAATCATTTGGTTATTATTATTGGCACCTTGAGAGTGAATTATTCAATAATATATCTTaacttttctccctctcttgcaGAAGCTCaacaaaaatattgaaaaatgcACATGTGGATGCAAGCAAGAAAAGTAACattttcttaaaaagaaaagatgggaaataacTGTTCCATTGTTAAAatcaaatagaagaaggaagatgcAGAGCTGTTGAAGAAGGCAGAGAACTAAAAGTAGGACTAATTCCTCAACCTTGCCAAGTGAAGAAGATGGAAATCAGCTTTGCATGTACAAGGAatttacaagttttttttttagttattctTCTATCCttcccatcttccttcctctcCATTATTAACAAgtctactttgttttgattttaaaagAGTAATTGATGCTAATCGAAGTTGGTTTATTATTTggcgtttggcggtccaattaaacatgtattctccactttgaccaaaatgcccctaaacctgaaaaatgacaaaaaatacccgagtagcactgttcTTGGAATAAAATGACAGTAAATAATACGTTAAAATGAGGTATAAAATATGGTCCGAGCAAGATCGTCGAGATGTCTATATGACCAAGGCCATGCCCCGAGTTGGACTCGAACCAACACCTCTGGAAAGGTAAATTAAATACAATCCCAGCGAACTCCCTTTATTCTAATCGCGGCTTTTGTTTACCCGGTTCCCCACAAGGGTGGGTACGTCCGGGGTCGGTCGTTTTGACCGACAGGTGGCACTTGGTcaacctccaaaaaaaaaaaaaagcctagaATCCCTGGTCTCAGCTCCGAACCTTGGTAGAACCATTAAACACAtacacaatttcaatttcactttgattttacttgccaGATTTTTTCAcgtattgaactcaaatgtccctccactacaattggcttgaatgacatgcagggcttgcactagacacccaagttactaagaagtgttggaatagattctcagtgcatatatcatttgattgccacattgtggctttagacattgatgcaatatgagttcaaactttttttcttattttattctactccaatccgtgcaatgtcttgacctcttaagctttctaggtggctcttgtagcgagctttagaccaattactctcaaaccatacggctttaaggaattaggtgtaaaacacctctcgggcttacttactcaaaccaaataggctacaagccaagactggatcaaagagcaaataaattttttttttttttttatttcactttgattttacttgccatatttttccaagtattgaactcaaaatgtccctccactacaattggcttgaatgacatgcagggcttgcaccagacacccaagttactaagtagtgttggaatagattctcagtgcatatatcatttgattgccacattgtggctttagacattgatgcagtatgagttcaaactttttttttatttttttttaattttattctactccaatccgtgcaatgtcttgacctcttaagctttctaggtggtttttgtagcgagctttaggccaattactctcaaaccagacggctttaaggaactaggtgtaaaacacccctcaggcttacttactcaaaccaaataggctacaagccaagactggatGAAAGagcaaataaaattttattgtaAATCAATACAATGGCCAAGATAAAGAATGCAGCCGCTCCAAAataatttactttgagattttctagatattccctcacacttgaactttattatcccactctgagtAGGAGAACTGtcatacatctaacttaggGAGGTTTGGGGTAGGGTGAGTCACACTGTTTTTCCTTAAGATTAGATTGAGTAGGTCATCTAGGGtacaaaagatttcagctcggaaccttggtagaacctttaaatacatgcacaatttcaatttcactttgattttacttgccatattttttcaagtattgaactcaaatgtccctccactacaattggcttgaatgacatgcagggcttgcaccagacacccaagttactaagtagtgttggaatagattctcagtgcatatatcatttgattgccacGTTGTGGcctgagacattgatgcagtatgagttcaaactttttttttatttttttctttcttttattctacTCTAATCCGTACAATGTCTTGacctcttaagctttctaggtggctcttgtagcgaggtttaggccaattactctcaaactagacggctttaaggaattaggtgtaaaacacccatcgggcttacttactcaaaccaaataggctacaagccaagactggatcaaagagcaaatacattttttttttcttggcaatcaACTATATATGTCATGCAAGTGtatcatggttcaaccttagcacctaACCAAAACTCGTGTATACAagatgactaacaaaatcggctctctcagtagacagtgtactttcaaagaatttaaaatccctttgatcgCTATATTCCAATTCCCTCCTCAGTGCGAAATTTTTATTACTTGAAAGTGCATggtattttggatgctctcaaagtctttcagaaaaataaactaaagagGCTACACACTCGATCTCGAACCAAAATAAAGACTACAATTCGATGAATCCCCCCTTCCCATACTTAAATTATGCAGCATGCAGAAATAAAAATGAGGGTCGAGATGAGGGGACTTACCTGATATAATCATCAAATGGAACTCATAGCCTCTCAATCTTTTCAGACTTGACCAATGGATTAGCCTTAGCAATAGCTTCTTGACCCACAACCTTGTAGTTGAAGAAACAGACATGCATCTCAGGGTACCTGTGCTTTGAGCAGAAAGTACTTCCACACCTACAGTTGAACCCTAGCAACCCTACTTTCTTACTGCAACTCATACACTTattattcttcatcatcaccaccgTAGATGATTCATTAATGGCACCGGCAAGGACTGTGGGATTAGAAATCTCAACAGGACTTCCAGAAGACGTTGAGGGGAGGAGTGATAGTTGCACGGTTTTTGACGTTTTTATTGGAGAGCAGCGTTTGGCTTCTTGGAGAGAGAAGTCCCTATAACACTTGGAGCAGAGGTTAAGGGTTGCTGGTTTGCCAAAGAAACCACATCCGTTTGCACAGCGAGAAGGGTTTTCAGGTGCTTTCCCTCCCATCTCTTCGTTTTTTCTCCCTTCAgaacccatcttcttctttctcactcTTGTTGATCTCGTTGTTAGTTTTCTGTTTGGGGAGGGTATCAAGGGATGAGAAGATACAGAGCAAAATGAGACGATACAGAGATTTTGGGAATGTTTCTCACACAGACCATGAGAAGACAAAACTGCTTTCATTTATATAGAAACAGCAAATTGCTTAAACTTACATATTGTGCCTACACGTGGACATGAGGGGACCATGTGGACTATGATGtcagaaacagaaaaatgaaCAAACTAACTAACAACTGTATTCCTATTAGAGGGGAGTGTTAAGTAATACGTTTATATAaagtagagaaagagagattaatTCATATTCATACTCGGATTTGTTACTTTGATTTTGATTATATATTGACAATAGGGCCCCTTGACAATACTACCATTAAAGCTGTCCTAAAAATTGATGAAACATAACAATAATAGTATatgcaggggtattttggtcagataaagtaattaatttttttctttaaaggTGTTGGGAATTGGAATGGATAGGTGCAGAGTTTGcaaatagaagaaaggaaagaaaggagttCTAGAAGCAGATTAGGTAGGGCTAAAAATTTTATGTATTCTCTCTTATTTAATGCATAATTTTGGCTAaatatcaaaatttaaaaaataaaaaagatgatTACGATTATAAATTTTTGACAAATCTGGGCCGTAGGAAAATATAATATGGGTCATATGATTAAATCAGGCCCTAATTTTATACCTGACCAATCTATAATgttctattttatctctttttttttttgtagaagtTCTATTTTATATCACACCTTGACAGGAGGTGAAATGATAGCCGCATCCcaatgaaaggcagaaattctgcctccatgatgccaatgtgcactctcattggttcCTATGCGCACACAGAGACCACACTTCCCCACAAAGAACACTGACCCAAAAATTAATTACTAAACGAAACTTCAAATAATATATCATTAACCACATGTTTTGATAGTTTTTCCTTCCGAACTCGCACAGCCAAGTGATGGGTTTCCGAGACAAAACACCTGTCTTTCTTAAGAATATTTACAAAGTGAAAAAAACTACTCATAGTGTTAAAGCCCAACAAAAAAAGTAGAAGTATCCCAAGGCTGCTGGTCCAGTTCTTGTTGAAGAAAAATCACCACCTCGCTACCATGAGTTCAAATGGCCGGTCACGTACGGTTGTGACACCTAATTGCTTGGCTTTTTGGACGCTATTGAGCAGTACCCTTGCCTTTGATTCTCTCATTCTCATAACCACGGTTAAGAGTAGCGCTAATGAATTAGCCATTGATTACAATATTGCTCAATGTTGGAGGATATTATTTCTTCATTGAGATTGATCTCCAATAGGAGAATATCTAAATACAATAGTTGAAGATCGAGAAtgatatcgcatgtgataacacaTGGCTTAGAGAGACAGATTTTAATAAGGAATGTGAGACCTAATGGATAGCACATGCCTTAATGGGAGATCTAATGGAAATACCAAATAAGAGATTTCCATTGTGAGGAAATCTCTATATCGGTCAATACAACCCCTCAAGATGAAGGGCCTGTGGAGCGGACCTTTAGCTTGTCGCGCATAAATTGGAACTGTGTCATTGGCAGGGCCTTGGTCAATGTATCAGCCAGCTGATCGACAGTGCTGATAAACTGAACTGTACGCtgtctgttgcgtcaagaaatcgtcaggcagtccttcgagtgccgtaacctgcaaaaggacctgagggtgacaaaggagaaccggtgtggttccggcctaggaccctccgatgccaaagttagatctcctgagcaaacagataaataatagtattcaagatgcCTTAgatgggtagagtaccttcccttttatagtggggtttggcggtgtggagagtcctggTTGATGGTGGGTAGtcttcgtagttgatagagtccctgagtagcagggctcatccttgattggttgtcttcctgTGAGACGTAGTGttatgatagacttggtatccttgatcGATAGTCTTATCGACACGGTAGATGAGGTTCCCGGTATATGAGTCCGCtcagactacgtgactgatAGGCAGTAGCCTAGAATCCTTTGTTATGTGAGTCGTCTTGCTGATGGTGGTGGACGCcgccgtgttcgagggagactgcGCCCAAGGATGACTGCGCCCGAGGGGATCCGTGCATGGTCCACGCCCAGGGCTTGCAGTTTGCGCCTGGGATCTTCAGTCCGCGTCCAAGGCCTATGGTCCGTGCCTGGGGTCTGGGGTCTGCGCCTGGGGTCCTTGGTCCCGCCCGGGTCCGGTCTGGGTCGAATCTCTCCTTGGTTCACCTGTTTGCTTCTGGTCCTGAGCTGGCCCTCCTTCCTGGGTTAGGACACGTGGCAGTCCCTGGTTGgtcagggtgattttgggtttaacATTTGCCctccactctcttggaacggagtgctcaagagagtatcttttttatttttgttttgaaactttgtctcccttgctctcttctggtttcttcctttcttggctaTTAGCCCTTCACCTTCCTAGTGGCTTGCTTACTCTTGATCTTGATCACGTCCGCGGTCCCGGTCATGAGCTTGTCGCCTCCTTGTGCCCGTGTCGCCCATACCTTGGTCTCATGTTCTTTGCTCATACCTCGGCTTGTTTGTGCTCGTCCGCACCCGTTGGCGCCGCTTGACTATCTGTGCCTGTCCGATCTGCTTCTGTTCGATCCATGCCCATCTCGATCCGAGCCTGTTTGATCCGTGTCTGTCTTGATCCACGCCCGTCTCGATTCGTGCCTGTTTCGATCCGCTCCTGTCCCGATCCACGCTTGTAGGTCGTCCGTGCCCGTCCGTGCCCGTTGCCACCGCTCGACCGCGGCTCTTGGGCATGGCCAAaaacccttttctttcttctctcgtttcttctttttcttcttttctctctcctactttttctctcttctctctcttatcctttgcttttGGGCGGCATCCATCCGCCCAttcataaaatttttttattttatttttttttaactctccttcttctctctcttctctctcttctctctctctctctcttctcctttgctTTTGGGCAGCGTCCATTGATGGATGGTGGccattcataatttttttttttttttgaactctccgtcttctctctcttctctctctctcttctcctttgctTTTGGGCGGCGTCCATTGATGGATGGCGCccattcatgaattttttttttcactctgtgtcgtctctcctttctctccacTCATCCTTTGCTCTCACTCACGAGTCCGCGCCCATGGCCCTTTGGGCTTGGACCCTTgactgcttctttttttttttgtttttttcctttgctCTCCTTGCCTAAGGGGTTGACGCCCATAGACCGTGGCCCTTGatggatttattttttcttctctcttaagAGTCAAAGCCCATTGATGGCGCCCTCGTTCTATCCGCGCCCATTGATGCCCCTTCGATCGACGCCTGGTGATGCCCATTCGATCCTGATCCGCGCCCTTTGACACCCATTCGATCCTATCCGCGCCTTTTGATGCCCATTCGATCCAATCCGCGTTTGACGATGCTCATTCGATTCGTGCCTGGGCGACGCCCATCGATCGATGGCCCGAAGCTCATTTAATTCGCGCCCGTAGGCTGCTAGGCTCGATCCACATCCGACAACGCTCATTCAATTCGATCTATGCCTGGTGACGCTCGTTCGAGTCGATTCTGCGCCCATCTCCGTTGGTCCATGCCTGTCTTCTCTGGTATATAAAATACTTGCTCTCCcttggtctttggccatagacacaTCTTTACTCGAACCTTAACCTCGACTTCTCGCTAACTTTGACCTCGGACCTCAAACCTCATCCTTAGACCATGCCCATAGCCTGTCGCCTACGGCCCTTGGccgtggcattttttttttttttttgtactgagtcgaattggtctttggccatagacacatctttactcgaaccttgacctcAATCCCTCGCGAActtcgacctcggacctcggacctcgaacctcaaacCTCGCCCATGTCCATGGCTTGTAGCCTACAGCCCTTGGCCgtggcccttttttttttttatgggtacCTTATGGGTTCACTTGTTGGTCGTTGCAGTTCGCTTTCCATTCTTCGGGGTTGGCGGCTTGAAGTTGGGGAAGTACCGCCCAAGTAAGTAGTCTCCCTTCTGGGTGTTGTTGTTCCTCATCCCTCGTATGTGGCCAATAGGCCTTGGTAGTCGTtcaaccttggtggccttgagACTTGATAGTTCTCAAACTTTGGTGGTCTGTGGACGCTGGTGGTCCatggaccttagtggcattgcgCCTCGGTGGtctgcggaccttggtggcattgcgtcttggtggtctacggaccttggtggcattgcgccttggtggtctacggaccttggtggcattgtgccttagtggtctgcggaccttggtggcattgtgccttggtggttgtttttgttaaaaaattagcgcaagcgtacgggtcaatcttagctacgggtcgaacacgaggagatatacgccactctatttaactaacttaaatgtaatgcaaagtgaaccaaattaatgtgttaaattaaactaattaaactaacgaaaatcaatgcatcctaactcataagcatcgaacaaaattaagggattaaatcggcgtcctaacacataagcatctaacctatcaaactaaagtgaattgaaaggaataaaaatgcagccacacatactaaccacataaaaagaaataagggaataaaaatgcatccacaaaccacaaccatataaaattaaaataaaagaaatagagggagaagaagaagaagatagagagagatagaggagatggagaatgagattgagagtttagatagtaaaacctagatgtgcttgcataaatgtaattgaaaagcttgaatacttgcataaacttaccatgacctcctcttctaaatcttcaagtcttgtcatcaacttaagaacttagactagaaggcttaaaacctaaactagaattaagaaattacaacccaattgaagacttaaatggaaattaaagcataaactaaacctattataaccattaattaaaaatcataaaagcaaactagaacttagaaaagccaaaaatcacaaattagaaggagaagaagagaagaaatttcactaagtgaatgaacaatattacaaaggagagggtaggggtatttataggaggaagagaggagaagagggaagtgtaggagaaatattccctaagaaaagagaatattctcttctccttcctcttttacaatgccttgaatcctaagaaaaagataaaaatagaaagaagaaaatacaaaactggGTCAAGCTCaacattggtttggtttcttctAAAGACACAAGTAGGGGGATCTTGGAAGTGTTTTTGTGTAAGCCGGATCCAAACTGGGTCAAGCTC harbors:
- the LOC122659467 gene encoding zinc finger A20 and AN1 domain-containing stress-associated protein 7-like; its protein translation is MGGKAPENPSRCANGCGFFGKPATLNLCSKCYRDFSLQEAKRCSPIKTSKTVQLSLLPSTSSGSPVEISNPTVLAGAINESSTVVMMKNNKCMSCSKKVGLLGFNCRCGSTFCSKHRYPEMHVCFFNYKVVGQEAIAKANPLVKSEKIERL